A part of Rhodoligotrophos appendicifer genomic DNA contains:
- a CDS encoding ATP-dependent helicase translates to MARSLDLSDFEDDAPGPTPGGIAARAMAPVDAPYLRSLNGEQRLAVETIDGPLLVLAGAGTGKTRVLTTRLAHVLATGRAFPGQILAVTFTNKAAREMKERIGMLIGGVVEGMQWLGTFHSIGVKILRRHAELAGLRSDFSILDTDDQIRLLKQVIALADIDEKRWPARHLASLIDSWKNRGVIPSQVPAGEAHAYANGRGAELYEAYQARMKLLNACDFGDLLLQPLRLFQDNPEVLQIYQRKFKYMLVDEYQDTNVAQYLWLRLLAQGHHNICCVGDDDQSIYGWRGAEVDNILRFEKDFPGAKVIRLERNYRSTPHILAAASGLIAHNEGRLGKTLHTDLATGDKVVVRGHWDAEEEARTIGETIETAHGRGQLYNEIAILVRASFQMREFEDRFITLGLPYRVIGGPRFYERQEIRDALAYLKITAQPDNDLAFERIINVPKRGIGDASVKKVHALARAEGISLFRAAEAIAVTDELPAKARNALRQLTASFRRWRSLLEGVPHTDLAEMVLDESGYTEMWQNDRTPEAPGRLENLKELVRSMNDFESMGGFLEHISLVMDVENQAGDDKVSIMTLHSAKGLEFDSVFLPGWEEGLFPHQRSLDESGRAGLEEERRLAYVGITRARKSCHISFAQNRRIHALWQSAMPSRFVDELPEEDVEVEQSSSNYSSYGRGWAFGESRFDTMNPYQTDYGTPGWKRARQAYDKGESVRSVPHFIEGELIARDGGDAPSFARGERVLHAKFGEGTVAGVDGNKLTIDFDEGGEKRVLSSFVERA, encoded by the coding sequence ATGGCACGATCCCTGGACCTTTCCGACTTCGAAGACGACGCGCCGGGTCCGACGCCAGGGGGGATCGCCGCACGCGCCATGGCGCCGGTGGATGCACCCTATCTCCGCTCGCTCAATGGGGAGCAGCGATTGGCGGTGGAGACCATCGACGGCCCGCTTCTCGTGCTGGCGGGAGCGGGCACCGGCAAGACGCGGGTGCTGACCACTCGGCTCGCGCATGTGCTCGCCACGGGGCGTGCGTTTCCCGGCCAGATCCTCGCCGTCACTTTCACCAACAAGGCCGCGCGCGAGATGAAGGAGCGCATCGGCATGCTGATCGGCGGCGTGGTCGAGGGCATGCAATGGCTCGGGACCTTCCATTCGATCGGGGTCAAGATCCTGCGGCGGCACGCGGAACTCGCCGGCTTGCGCTCGGATTTCTCCATCCTCGACACGGATGACCAGATCCGGCTGCTCAAGCAGGTGATCGCGCTTGCCGATATCGATGAAAAGAGATGGCCGGCGCGGCATCTTGCCAGCCTCATCGACAGCTGGAAGAACCGGGGGGTCATTCCCTCCCAGGTCCCGGCGGGAGAGGCGCATGCCTATGCAAATGGCCGCGGCGCAGAGCTTTACGAGGCCTATCAGGCCCGGATGAAGCTGTTGAACGCCTGCGACTTCGGCGATCTGCTGTTGCAGCCGCTGCGGCTGTTCCAGGACAATCCGGAGGTTCTGCAGATCTATCAGCGCAAGTTCAAATACATGCTGGTGGACGAGTACCAGGACACCAATGTCGCGCAATATCTGTGGCTGCGGCTGCTGGCCCAGGGCCATCACAATATCTGCTGCGTCGGCGACGACGACCAATCGATCTATGGCTGGCGTGGTGCGGAGGTCGACAACATTCTGAGGTTCGAGAAGGATTTCCCCGGTGCGAAGGTCATTCGGCTGGAGCGGAATTATCGCTCGACCCCGCATATCCTGGCCGCGGCCTCAGGGCTGATCGCCCATAATGAGGGACGGTTGGGCAAGACGCTGCATACCGATCTGGCGACGGGAGACAAGGTCGTCGTCCGCGGCCACTGGGATGCGGAGGAGGAAGCACGCACCATCGGCGAGACCATCGAAACCGCGCATGGCCGGGGACAGCTCTATAACGAGATCGCCATCCTGGTCAGGGCCTCGTTCCAGATGCGCGAATTCGAAGACCGCTTCATCACCTTGGGCCTTCCCTATCGCGTGATCGGCGGTCCGCGATTCTACGAGCGCCAGGAAATCCGGGACGCGCTCGCCTATCTCAAGATCACCGCGCAACCCGATAACGACCTCGCCTTCGAGCGCATCATCAATGTACCCAAGCGCGGCATCGGGGATGCAAGCGTGAAGAAGGTGCATGCGCTGGCCCGGGCCGAGGGGATCTCCCTGTTCCGGGCCGCCGAGGCGATCGCCGTCACCGACGAGCTGCCGGCGAAAGCCCGAAATGCCCTCCGACAGCTCACGGCCAGCTTCCGGCGCTGGCGCTCGCTGCTCGAGGGCGTGCCCCATACGGATCTGGCGGAAATGGTGCTGGACGAGTCGGGCTATACCGAGATGTGGCAGAACGATCGCACTCCGGAAGCGCCAGGGCGACTTGAGAATCTAAAGGAACTCGTCCGCTCCATGAATGACTTCGAAAGCATGGGCGGGTTCCTCGAGCATATCTCCCTGGTGATGGACGTGGAGAACCAAGCTGGCGACGACAAGGTCAGCATCATGACGCTGCATTCGGCCAAGGGGCTCGAATTCGACAGCGTGTTCCTGCCGGGCTGGGAGGAAGGTCTGTTCCCGCATCAGCGATCTCTGGACGAGAGCGGACGCGCGGGGCTCGAGGAGGAACGCCGGCTGGCCTATGTGGGCATCACGCGGGCGCGCAAATCCTGCCACATCTCCTTTGCCCAGAACCGGCGGATCCACGCGCTGTGGCAGAGCGCCATGCCGTCGCGATTCGTCGACGAGCTGCCGGAGGAGGATGTGGAGGTCGAGCAGTCTTCGTCCAATTACAGTTCCTATGGACGCGGCTGGGCCTTCGGCGAGAGCCGCTTCGACACGATGAATCCTTATCAGACCGACTATGGGACACCCGGGTGGAAGCGCGCCCGGCAGGCCTATGACAAGGGCGAGTCCGTCCGAAGCGTGCCGCATTTCATCGAGGGCGAACTGATCGCGCGCGACGGCGGCGATGCGCCCTCCTTTGCGCGCGGCGAGCGCGTGCTCCATGCAAAGTTCGGTGAGGGCACGGTGGCCGGCGTGGACGGCAACAAGCTCACCATCGACTTCGACGAGGGGGGCGAGAAACGGGTCCTGTCGAGCTTCGTGGAGCGCGCCTGA
- the clcA gene encoding H(+)/Cl(-) exchange transporter ClcA: MLRQNTDDRIGQARYMGVAALVGMGTGLLGTIFHLVIDYLIHWPQWLAAVVQGPSLVLAAALITMVLTVCSVFVVRRFAPEAGGSGVPEIEGAMEGLRFVHWRRVLPVKFFAGIAAISSGLVLGREGPTIHIGASVAAGLSEAFKSNDLERRGLLAAGAAGGLACAFNAPLAAVLFVIEETHRQFPYTFRTYMGVIVAACVAAIVTEMMAGVGPDLEIAVAQVPLWIFPGFLLLGGLMGVLGVALNAGLMRMVEFGAECQANMPYVYPAIVGFLIGAVFILLPQAASGGEAVIMALSTQHTGIFALLLLATIRYLTTVTSYSTGVPGGIFAPILTLAVCCGLAFGTTLDALFPGIGVVPTAFGIAAMGGLFTASVRAPIVGVALTLELTGSYTLLLPVLITCGTANLIAQWLGGRPIYEQLLDRTLQQAGIDPNAAASREPVGLG; the protein is encoded by the coding sequence GTGCTGCGCCAGAATACGGACGATCGCATTGGGCAGGCGCGCTATATGGGCGTTGCGGCGCTGGTCGGCATGGGCACCGGCCTCTTGGGGACGATCTTCCATCTTGTCATCGATTACTTGATCCACTGGCCGCAATGGCTGGCCGCTGTCGTGCAGGGACCGTCTCTGGTCCTGGCGGCCGCGCTCATCACCATGGTGCTCACGGTCTGCTCGGTCTTCGTCGTTCGGCGGTTTGCACCGGAGGCGGGCGGCAGCGGTGTGCCGGAGATCGAAGGCGCCATGGAGGGCCTTCGCTTCGTTCACTGGCGCAGGGTCCTGCCCGTCAAGTTTTTCGCCGGCATCGCTGCCATTTCCTCCGGACTGGTACTGGGTCGGGAGGGACCGACGATCCATATCGGCGCCTCCGTTGCGGCGGGTCTGTCGGAGGCCTTCAAGAGCAACGACCTCGAACGCCGCGGGCTCTTGGCGGCAGGGGCTGCCGGCGGCCTCGCCTGTGCCTTCAACGCGCCTCTCGCCGCCGTCCTCTTCGTCATCGAGGAGACCCATCGTCAGTTCCCTTACACTTTCCGCACCTATATGGGCGTGATCGTGGCAGCCTGCGTCGCCGCCATCGTGACCGAGATGATGGCCGGCGTGGGACCGGATCTGGAAATCGCTGTCGCCCAGGTCCCCTTATGGATTTTCCCGGGCTTTCTGCTGCTCGGGGGCCTGATGGGCGTTCTCGGCGTGGCGCTGAATGCCGGGCTCATGCGCATGGTTGAGTTCGGGGCCGAGTGCCAGGCCAACATGCCCTATGTCTATCCGGCCATCGTCGGCTTCCTGATCGGCGCCGTCTTCATCCTCCTTCCTCAGGCGGCCAGCGGCGGCGAGGCGGTGATCATGGCGCTGTCGACGCAGCACACTGGCATCTTCGCCCTACTGCTCTTGGCCACCATCCGCTATCTCACCACGGTCACCAGCTATTCGACGGGAGTGCCCGGCGGGATCTTTGCGCCGATCCTGACCCTTGCCGTCTGCTGCGGACTGGCCTTCGGTACGACATTGGACGCTCTGTTTCCCGGGATCGGGGTCGTCCCCACGGCCTTCGGCATCGCCGCCATGGGCGGTTTGTTTACCGCTTCCGTCCGTGCGCCCATCGTGGGCGTGGCGCTCACCTTGGAGCTGACGGGATCCTACACTCTGCTCCTGCCGGTCCTCATCACCTGCGGGACCGCCAATCTCATTGCCCAATGGCTCGGCGGACGGCCGATCTATGAGCAGCTTCTCGACCGCACGCTCCAGCAGGCCGGCATCGATCCCAACGCAGCCGCCTCCCGCGAGCCGGTCGGCCTGGGCTGA
- a CDS encoding aminotransferase class IV, with the protein MQISIDGRLVDQAAAGLSVLDRGFTLGDGVFETLGVRGREILRLDAHLRRLRQGLAVLRLPVKMPDFEFVTRLLSVIAVNDLTEGSLRLTVTRGQGPRGLLPPDAPVPSVVITAAPFAPRATEISVIISEKTRRNEFSPLSNVKALGYLDNILALMNAREHGADDALLLNSRGHVVAGTAANLFAVIDKVLVTPPLADGALPGVTRAEIIERTKAEERSLTPDMLAQADEVILTNSLGLRSVISLNGQPLGAGRSGAAAAAIKAQLAFPGD; encoded by the coding sequence ATGCAGATCTCGATTGATGGCCGGCTCGTCGATCAGGCCGCAGCCGGATTGAGCGTCCTCGACCGGGGGTTTACCCTCGGCGACGGCGTCTTCGAGACCTTGGGCGTCCGCGGCCGCGAAATCCTGCGGCTGGATGCCCATCTGCGGCGGTTGCGGCAGGGGCTTGCCGTGTTGAGGCTGCCGGTCAAGATGCCGGATTTCGAATTCGTCACGCGGCTCCTGTCGGTGATCGCCGTGAACGATCTCACCGAAGGGTCGCTGCGCCTGACGGTGACGCGGGGCCAGGGGCCGCGGGGGCTGCTGCCGCCAGATGCGCCGGTGCCGAGCGTCGTTATCACTGCAGCGCCCTTCGCACCGCGGGCGACGGAGATCTCGGTGATCATCTCGGAGAAGACCCGCCGGAACGAGTTTTCGCCGCTGTCGAACGTGAAGGCGCTCGGCTATCTCGACAACATCCTGGCGCTGATGAATGCGCGCGAGCATGGCGCCGACGATGCGCTGCTGCTGAACAGTCGCGGCCATGTGGTGGCCGGAACGGCTGCGAACCTGTTCGCCGTGATCGACAAGGTGCTGGTCACCCCTCCCCTGGCGGACGGTGCCCTGCCCGGCGTGACGCGGGCGGAGATCATCGAGCGGACCAAGGCCGAGGAGCGGTCGCTGACACCGGACATGCTGGCGCAGGCGGACGAGGTGATCCTCACGAACAGCCTGGGGCTGAGGTCGGTGATCTCCCTCAATGGACAGCCGCTGGGCGCGGGCCGCAGCGGAGCGGCTGCCGCTGCGATCAAGGCTCAGCTCGCGTTCCCAGGGGACTGA
- the pabB gene encoding aminodeoxychorismate synthase component I, whose protein sequence is MALTARTGIDVSPPPGRVPLVHAIPYAEPLELFATFAQDAQAMLFDCPEPGAPRSRHAYIAISPYSTIMADRGGVVVDGHRVAGSPWDILSTCCRSARMRAIPGLPPFQGGAAGLLGYELNRYLEDLPSPAGSDRVTRDMVVGLYDLVIAFDCVRQSAWILSSGLPETHERARLYRAQARCEWLIERLEARSPMPPMDDRTRAPVIAELSRRAYVERIETIKDYISAGDIYQTNFTQKFTATLPSGLSRFDLYRRLRARSRAPFSVFLNIDADSALLSVSPERFVSVDAGGAIETRPIKGTRPRGRTPAEDAMLARDLLASEKDKAENLMIVDLMRNDLSRVAEIGSVRVPTLFGLESFASVHHLVSVVQARLRPGFDAIDLLRAAFPGGSITGAPKIRAMEIIAELEAGPRGAYCGSAFWLGFSGAMDSSILIRSPVVAAGRILIQAGGGIVADSDPLDEYEECLVKARAMIEAVQLTSGTPHADLD, encoded by the coding sequence ATGGCACTTACCGCTCGAACGGGCATCGATGTCTCCCCGCCCCCCGGACGGGTGCCCCTGGTGCATGCCATTCCCTATGCAGAGCCCCTGGAGCTGTTTGCGACCTTCGCACAGGACGCCCAGGCCATGCTGTTCGACTGCCCGGAGCCCGGAGCCCCTCGCTCGCGCCATGCCTATATCGCCATCTCCCCCTATTCCACGATCATGGCGGACCGAGGGGGTGTAGTCGTCGACGGACACCGTGTGGCCGGATCACCCTGGGACATTCTCAGCACGTGTTGCCGCTCAGCCCGAATGCGGGCCATTCCCGGCCTGCCGCCCTTTCAGGGAGGCGCTGCCGGTCTGCTGGGTTACGAGCTCAACCGCTATCTCGAAGACCTGCCGTCGCCCGCTGGCAGCGACAGGGTCACGCGGGACATGGTGGTCGGCCTCTACGACCTGGTCATCGCCTTTGATTGCGTAAGGCAATCGGCCTGGATCCTCTCCTCAGGGCTGCCGGAGACCCATGAACGGGCGCGGCTCTACCGCGCCCAAGCCCGGTGCGAGTGGCTGATCGAGCGGCTAGAGGCTCGATCTCCGATGCCCCCAATGGACGATCGGACTCGCGCGCCGGTGATCGCCGAGCTCTCACGGCGCGCCTATGTCGAGCGCATCGAAACAATCAAAGATTACATCTCCGCGGGAGACATTTACCAGACGAACTTCACGCAGAAGTTCACCGCCACCCTGCCCTCCGGCCTCAGCCGCTTCGACCTGTATCGGCGGCTCAGAGCCCGCAGCCGGGCGCCCTTCTCGGTGTTCCTGAACATCGACGCGGACAGCGCGCTGCTGTCGGTGTCGCCGGAGCGGTTCGTCAGCGTCGATGCCGGCGGAGCGATCGAAACGCGCCCCATCAAGGGAACCCGACCGCGCGGGCGCACCCCGGCAGAGGATGCGATGCTGGCTCGCGACTTGCTGGCCAGCGAAAAGGACAAGGCCGAAAACCTGATGATCGTCGACCTCATGCGAAACGATCTGTCGCGGGTCGCCGAAATCGGCAGCGTTAGGGTGCCGACGCTGTTCGGACTCGAGAGCTTCGCGAGCGTCCACCACCTCGTGTCGGTGGTGCAGGCCCGGCTGCGTCCAGGATTCGATGCCATCGACCTGCTGCGCGCGGCTTTCCCGGGCGGCTCGATCACCGGGGCGCCAAAGATCCGGGCCATGGAGATCATCGCCGAACTCGAGGCCGGGCCCCGCGGCGCCTATTGCGGCTCAGCCTTCTGGCTTGGATTTTCCGGCGCCATGGATTCCAGCATCCTGATCCGATCGCCGGTGGTCGCCGCGGGCCGGATCCTCATCCAGGCAGGTGGCGGCATCGTTGCCGACAGCGATCCGCTGGACGAGTATGAGGAGTGCCTGGTGAAGGCACGGGCCATGATCGAGGCCGTACAACTGACATCTGGAACACCCCATGCAGATCTCGATTGA
- a CDS encoding thioesterase family protein: MRVQPQWIDYNGHLNMAYYNVLFDLASDDAFDLFGLGKDYVKERQLSHYSLEVHVTYLRELGNNAPVKITLQLLDFDAKRCHFFQQMYHAEEGFLAATSEQICMHVDVQTKKSTPFPEDVLAKIKAMHEAHAHLPVPPQVGHVIGIPRKG, from the coding sequence ATGAGAGTCCAACCGCAGTGGATCGACTACAATGGCCATCTCAACATGGCCTATTACAATGTTTTGTTCGATCTGGCATCGGATGACGCCTTCGATCTGTTCGGGCTCGGCAAAGATTATGTCAAAGAGCGGCAGCTCTCGCATTATTCGCTGGAGGTGCACGTGACGTATCTCCGCGAACTCGGGAACAATGCTCCGGTGAAGATCACCTTGCAGCTCCTGGATTTCGACGCCAAGCGCTGCCATTTCTTCCAACAGATGTATCATGCAGAGGAGGGTTTTCTCGCGGCGACCTCGGAACAGATCTGCATGCATGTGGATGTGCAGACCAAGAAGAGCACACCATTCCCGGAGGACGTGCTGGCAAAGATCAAGGCGATGCATGAGGCCCATGCCCATCTTCCCGTGCCGCCCCAGGTCGGCCATGTGATCGGCATTCCGCGCAAGGGATAA
- a CDS encoding FAD-linked oxidase C-terminal domain-containing protein produces MAEPARLSDASSTQRVVERLRAMLGERLSTAPAVREQHGHDQTWNELGLPDAVAFVQSTEEVAEIVRLCGEASLPVIPFGTGTSLEGHVSAPFGGISIDLSRMDQILEVHTEDLDCRVQAGVTRKALNAYLHDTGLFFPIDPGADASLGGMAATRASGTNAVRYGTMRENVLGLTAVMADGRIIRTARRARKSSAGYDLTRLLVGSEGTLGVITEVSLKLYGIPESIAAGVCAFDSMEGACNAVIQTIQLGIPVARIELLDEAQVRVCNAYSNLGLAERPTLFLEFHGTTAGTAEQSEMFAAIAAEHGGGAFAWATHQEDRNRLWQARHDVFWAGRAYVPGKSALATDVCVPISRLADCVIQTQQDLAEHGLFGPIVGHVGDGNFHVLVFCDMGDPEEIKTVKAFCDRLVKRALAMDGTCTGEHGVGRGKMRYLEAEHGAALEVMRTLKRALDPQNIMNPGKIVTI; encoded by the coding sequence ATGGCCGAGCCAGCCCGTTTATCGGACGCATCCTCCACGCAGCGGGTCGTCGAACGCCTGCGCGCGATGCTGGGCGAACGGCTGTCGACTGCGCCGGCGGTGCGCGAACAGCATGGCCATGACCAGACCTGGAACGAGCTCGGCCTGCCCGATGCGGTGGCTTTTGTCCAGTCCACAGAGGAGGTCGCCGAGATTGTCCGGCTCTGCGGTGAGGCGTCGCTGCCGGTGATCCCCTTCGGCACCGGGACCTCTCTCGAGGGCCATGTCAGCGCCCCCTTCGGGGGGATCTCCATTGATCTGAGCCGCATGGACCAGATCCTCGAGGTCCACACCGAGGATCTCGACTGCCGGGTTCAGGCGGGGGTCACGCGCAAGGCTCTGAACGCCTATCTTCATGACACCGGGCTGTTCTTTCCGATCGATCCGGGTGCGGATGCGAGCCTCGGCGGCATGGCGGCGACGCGGGCCTCAGGCACCAATGCGGTGCGCTACGGGACCATGCGCGAGAATGTGTTGGGATTGACGGCTGTCATGGCCGACGGCCGGATCATCCGCACTGCGCGCCGCGCGCGAAAATCCTCAGCTGGCTACGACCTGACCCGTTTGCTTGTCGGCTCTGAAGGCACCCTTGGCGTCATCACCGAGGTGTCGCTCAAGCTCTATGGGATCCCGGAGTCCATCGCTGCCGGCGTCTGTGCCTTCGACAGCATGGAAGGGGCCTGCAATGCCGTGATCCAGACGATCCAGCTCGGCATTCCGGTGGCCCGTATCGAACTCCTGGACGAGGCTCAGGTGCGGGTCTGCAATGCCTATTCGAATCTTGGACTTGCCGAACGGCCGACTTTGTTCCTGGAATTCCACGGAACGACGGCCGGCACCGCCGAGCAGAGCGAGATGTTTGCAGCCATCGCCGCCGAGCATGGGGGTGGCGCCTTCGCCTGGGCGACCCATCAGGAAGATCGCAATCGGCTTTGGCAGGCCCGCCATGACGTGTTCTGGGCGGGCAGGGCCTATGTCCCGGGAAAATCTGCTCTGGCGACGGATGTCTGCGTGCCGATCTCCCGCCTCGCAGACTGCGTCATCCAGACACAGCAGGACCTCGCCGAGCACGGGCTTTTCGGACCCATTGTCGGTCATGTCGGCGATGGCAATTTTCACGTGCTCGTCTTCTGCGACATGGGCGATCCCGAGGAGATCAAGACCGTCAAGGCTTTCTGCGATCGTCTGGTGAAGCGCGCCCTGGCCATGGACGGGACCTGCACTGGGGAGCATGGCGTCGGACGGGGCAAGATGCGGTATCTGGAGGCCGAGCATGGTGCAGCCCTCGAGGTCATGCGGACCCTGAAGCGCGCCTTGGACCCGCAGAATATCATGAACCCGGGCAAGATCGTCACCATATGA